The genomic stretch ATGCGATAATGCTGGGGTGAACTTGTGACCAGAGTTATAATAGCTATGCATTATTCCACAGCCAATTGTGATGGATAACTAATTTTGTAGATTTCCAAAGATAATTTTTTAGAAACAACTTGGGGAAATAATATGCAACAAAATAATTTTGCATTTATTGACAGTCAGAATTTAAATTTGGCTGTTATTGATCAAGGTTGGAAACTTGATTTTAAAAGGTTTCGGGTTTACCTAAAGGACAAGTATTCCGTAACCAAGGCTTTTCTATTCATAGGTTATGTCAGCACCAATCAAGACTTGTATGTGGCACTACAGGATTATGGATACATTCTTGTATTTAAACCAACGTTATATTTACCCAACGGAAAAGTAAAAGGCAACGTTGATGCCGAGCTGGTATTACATACCATGATAGAATATCCCAATTATGACAAGGCCGTTATAGTCACCGGAGATGGTGATTTTTACTGTCTGATAGACCATTTAAAAAAGCACAACAAGCTGGAAAAGCTCATTGTGCCGGATCAGAAACGATATTCGTCTTTATTGAGGAAGTTTATACCTGAAATAGCCTTTTTAAACCCGTTGAGGAACAAGCTTGAATATGGAAAATAAAAAAGGGAGACATTAACCTTCGGACGAACCTTAGGTGTAGTCCCCCATCGTGATCTATATGTATTATAATACCAACCGTCTGTTTTGTCAAGTGTCTTTTAAATTATTTTAGCGAAGACACTGCCATGCTAAAACCAAAACACTCCTGCAAACACCAGGGAAGTTTATAATCTACCGGAAATGCATCTACCTTCAGTTTTGTGATAAAGGTTTTATAATTCTGG from bacterium encodes the following:
- a CDS encoding NYN domain-containing protein → MQQNNFAFIDSQNLNLAVIDQGWKLDFKRFRVYLKDKYSVTKAFLFIGYVSTNQDLYVALQDYGYILVFKPTLYLPNGKVKGNVDAELVLHTMIEYPNYDKAVIVTGDGDFYCLIDHLKKHNKLEKLIVPDQKRYSSLLRKFIPEIAFLNPLRNKLEYGK